Sequence from the Saccharopolyspora pogona genome:
CTCCCCCGCAGCGCTCGGGGAGCCAAGTGTGCCATGTACTGCCCCAGAGTTGGTCGGGCAACTCAATGCCGACCTCGGCATAGGCTCGCCGTACGATCTTCTCCCGGGTGTCGACCAGTACCCCGTCGATGTCGAACACCACTACAGCCGACATGTCGCCGCTCCAATCAAGCTGTCCACGCATTCCTCCAGAAGGTGCTTCGCCTTTCTTGCTGAGACGTAAACCATCGAACGAAGGAGGTGCACGATTCCGAAGTACAGAGCGGCCATCAAGTCATCGTGTGCTAGTCTCGTCATCGAAATGACCATATCGAGTGGAACGTTGTCGGGTGCTGGTAGTTCGTAGGTCACCCGCTCGTATCCCACGCAGGACTGGAAAATTCGGCCGATATCCAGGGCGATCACGTCGGGAAGGCCTGGGGTCGATGGGATGGGATCGATCAAGATCATCGATCCGTCGCGAGTGAAAAGAACGTTGTCGAATATCGGATCCCCATGCGTGAGACCCCGGGAAAGCCGATCCCATTCTATTCGGGCGCGCAGTCGATCGAATACATCTCTCCTGCGTCCGGTCAACGGTGCCGTGATGGGGGACAGTCGATCGGCATGAGCCGATTCGTCGAATTCGACTTCTGGCGCCTCGCGCCAAAAACTGGCTTGCAGCAGCCGGACGATGGATGTCGCAAGCTTCCGGCCGTCCAGCAGTTCAAGAGGGATCGTGTCGAGCCGGTCCATGGTGTATCCCCACTGCGAGCTGTTCCGGAAAACACTGCGGACCTCCGGTAGGGCTTGATTGCTGTGTCCTAGAATCCATTCACCTTGAGCGACAACGCGGCTGCCAAGCGTGGTGTTCGGCGGGCCGTACTTAACTACCTGATCTTCGGATGCCGGTGTGATGTCCGCGCCCGATCGGCCCCGCTGGTCCGGCACACGGTAATGCAGTTCCGGTCCTGGTGAGCTTGATAACCCGTAGGCCTCCATAATTCTTCGTACTGATGCTGACTCGTGTGCTGCGGTGTTCAATTACGACTCCGTGCTTGCGGAAGCAGATGTCCGAGATTCGCTGAGGATTTTCTGTTCGGTCGCGGGTAAGTAGGTCGGCGTTGCGTATCCGAGTCGCCGAAGTTTCAGTCCTGGTTCCAGTCTGCTGCCCGGTGTCTGTCTTTTCGACTATTTCAAAATTTCGGGCGGTCGCCAGCAAGGTCTTGTCTTGATACCCCTCTGCGCTCGTTCCGTTGCCCTTTCGTACTCGGATCGTCGATGGGTCAGCAGCCGAAGGAACGCCTGATGACGAGGTCGGC
This genomic interval carries:
- a CDS encoding phosphotransferase family protein, giving the protein MNTAAHESASVRRIMEAYGLSSSPGPELHYRVPDQRGRSGADITPASEDQVVKYGPPNTTLGSRVVAQGEWILGHSNQALPEVRSVFRNSSQWGYTMDRLDTIPLELLDGRKLATSIVRLLQASFWREAPEVEFDESAHADRLSPITAPLTGRRRDVFDRLRARIEWDRLSRGLTHGDPIFDNVLFTRDGSMILIDPIPSTPGLPDVIALDIGRIFQSCVGYERVTYELPAPDNVPLDMVISMTRLAHDDLMAALYFGIVHLLRSMVYVSARKAKHLLEECVDSLIGAATCRL